Proteins co-encoded in one Deltaproteobacteria bacterium genomic window:
- a CDS encoding tetratricopeptide repeat protein, producing the protein MRTVTACFLLALAIFTVFPQTAAAAEVSELTVDFPLADVLDMPPGASEGVSPGGPSGALPVGVRAPWEKDWFAYRQNAVRGDPGEAKKNLGRIVSYRVETGIPDLYLPAAALLLEASQAMEQSRYKSALELIDYAGKLAPDYPAPFFLKAQARWRQSRLRVLASLDTVLEGWGAFFKDFRSIFPWITGLMLWILSSVLVASIVTIFLLSIRVFPRAAHDLSHMIRVPQWVWYIIIPVFLGILLLTGMAFIMWVILAALLMVAHLHSGERVAVALAVLLLISLPLLVHVLALNNSFFGGGSGLTVYTAEMSGEGIRTIDELHKLRVQDPDNVQILSTLAVVLKRGGKVREAESLLRQALEKDPESPSILNNLANVLMGSGRFADSIDFYKRALRYSDDPRIHYNLSQALRENLQLEEGEKEFRQAQEMDPKLAGSLAADQPGGKRRITIDISGSLMGYLEGAAKLDPDGIRWREGLWSDIIPKVPFAFSWFVFPLAALLLFAGRPLESRLATANRCRQCGRLHCPTCSESSDESFCSQCRQIFRIRTGVDPASRVRKMMQIMRFKRKRALLARFLTILFPGMGHTLLGAGWQSVVMIIITTCFWMKWVLWYGLYRDTTNLVFQTGPESRILFITLFVLYYVAALYSVGRKLEKD; encoded by the coding sequence TTGAGAACGGTTACCGCCTGTTTTCTCCTGGCTCTCGCCATTTTCACTGTTTTTCCCCAGACGGCTGCTGCTGCCGAGGTAAGCGAGTTGACGGTCGATTTCCCCTTGGCCGATGTGCTCGATATGCCCCCGGGGGCCAGTGAGGGGGTTTCCCCCGGCGGACCTTCCGGGGCCCTTCCGGTGGGTGTCCGCGCCCCGTGGGAGAAGGACTGGTTCGCCTATCGTCAGAATGCGGTCAGGGGCGATCCGGGCGAGGCGAAAAAAAACCTCGGTAGAATTGTCAGCTACCGTGTTGAAACCGGGATTCCTGACCTTTATCTTCCTGCCGCGGCCCTTCTTCTGGAAGCGTCCCAGGCCATGGAGCAATCCCGGTATAAGAGTGCCTTAGAGCTGATCGATTACGCCGGAAAACTCGCCCCGGATTACCCCGCGCCGTTTTTTTTGAAAGCACAGGCCAGATGGCGGCAGAGCCGTCTGCGCGTCCTCGCCTCGCTCGACACGGTTCTGGAAGGATGGGGCGCGTTCTTCAAGGATTTTCGTTCCATCTTTCCATGGATTACGGGGTTGATGCTGTGGATTCTTTCCAGCGTGCTGGTTGCATCCATCGTGACGATCTTCCTGCTTTCGATCCGCGTTTTCCCGCGGGCTGCCCATGATCTTTCCCACATGATCCGGGTTCCCCAGTGGGTTTGGTACATCATCATCCCCGTTTTTCTTGGGATTCTGCTTCTGACCGGCATGGCGTTCATCATGTGGGTCATTCTGGCGGCTCTCCTGATGGTGGCCCATCTCCACTCCGGCGAACGTGTGGCCGTAGCCCTTGCGGTTCTCCTGCTCATCTCTCTGCCGTTGCTTGTCCATGTTCTCGCGCTGAACAACTCTTTTTTTGGTGGAGGAAGCGGCCTTACCGTCTACACGGCTGAGATGAGTGGAGAAGGGATCAGGACCATAGATGAACTCCACAAACTCCGCGTTCAGGATCCTGATAATGTGCAGATTCTCTCCACTCTCGCCGTCGTTCTCAAGCGGGGAGGAAAGGTCAGGGAGGCCGAATCCCTCCTGAGACAGGCGTTGGAAAAAGATCCGGAGTCACCCTCCATACTTAACAATCTGGCCAATGTGCTGATGGGGTCCGGGAGGTTCGCAGATTCCATTGATTTTTACAAAAGGGCGCTCCGATACAGCGATGACCCTCGCATCCACTACAACCTCAGTCAGGCGCTTCGTGAAAATCTGCAACTGGAAGAAGGTGAGAAGGAATTTCGACAGGCCCAGGAAATGGACCCCAAGCTCGCCGGGAGTCTTGCCGCTGATCAGCCGGGAGGGAAGCGCAGGATTACCATAGATATCTCCGGAAGCCTCATGGGATATCTTGAGGGCGCGGCTAAGCTTGATCCCGACGGGATCAGGTGGAGGGAGGGCCTCTGGTCGGATATCATACCGAAAGTACCCTTCGCGTTTTCATGGTTTGTATTTCCTCTCGCGGCCCTTCTTCTCTTCGCCGGTCGGCCGCTTGAAAGCCGACTGGCCACCGCCAACCGGTGCAGGCAGTGCGGCAGGCTTCACTGTCCAACATGCAGCGAGTCGAGCGATGAATCCTTCTGCTCGCAGTGCAGGCAGATTTTCCGGATCAGGACCGGCGTTGATCCTGCCAGTAGAGTCAGAAAAATGATGCAGATAATGCGCTTCAAGAGGAAAAGGGCGCTCCTTGCGAGATTTTTAACCATCCTTTTCCCGGGGATGGGGCACACCCTGCTTGGAGCCGGTTGGCAGTCCGTGGTCATGATTATCATCACCACATGTTTCTGGATGAAGTGGGTCCTGTGGTATGGGTTGTACAGGGACACGACAAACCTGGTATTCCAGACGGGACCAGAGTCCAGGATCCTGTTTATTACCCTTTTTGTCCTTTACTACGTAGCGGCCCTGTACAGTGTCGGCCGAAAGCTGGAGAAGGATTAG
- a CDS encoding peptide chain release factor 2 (programmed frameshift), with protein MENLEGFKLAIGNAAEKLDSLGGIFDLVGKAAKLKQLEKDTTAPDFWKDQEKAQVKTREISRLKREIDRSGRIRGMLDDLGAAAELMEEDKDGGPALLKEYLPLLQDAEKALSEMEFESLLGDEADSRNALLAINPGAGGVESQDWAQSLFRMYIRWAERRGFASEILDLQPAEEAGIKSVTIAVEGDYAFGYLKAEIGVHRLVRISPFDANKRRHTSFASVFVYPEVEDDMEVEIEEKDLRIDTYRSSGAGGQHVNVTDSAVRITHLPTGIVVTCQNERSQHKNKATAMRILRARLFELAKRERDEKFAKLQEGKKEIAWGSQIRSYVLHPYRMVKDHRTGYESGNADAVLDGDLDGFIQSYLIESLG; from the exons ATGGAAAATCTGGAAGGATTCAAACTCGCCATAGGCAACGCAGCCGAAAAGCTGGACTCCCTC GGAGGCATCTTTGACCTGGTTGGAAAAGCGGCCAAACTAAAGCAGCTTGAGAAGGATACCACCGCCCCGGATTTCTGGAAGGACCAGGAGAAAGCGCAGGTCAAGACCAGAGAGATCAGCCGGCTCAAGAGAGAAATCGATAGATCCGGACGCATTCGGGGAATGCTCGATGATCTTGGCGCCGCTGCTGAACTCATGGAAGAGGACAAGGATGGAGGCCCTGCTCTCCTGAAGGAATACCTCCCACTCCTTCAGGATGCTGAAAAAGCCCTTTCGGAGATGGAATTCGAATCGCTCCTCGGTGATGAGGCGGATTCGAGGAATGCGCTGTTGGCCATCAATCCGGGCGCGGGCGGGGTCGAGTCGCAGGATTGGGCGCAGAGCCTTTTCCGCATGTACATCAGATGGGCCGAGCGCAGGGGGTTTGCCTCTGAAATACTCGACCTTCAGCCGGCCGAGGAGGCAGGGATAAAGAGCGTGACCATAGCAGTTGAAGGGGATTACGCCTTCGGTTACCTGAAGGCGGAAATCGGGGTTCATCGTCTGGTTCGCATCTCCCCGTTCGATGCCAACAAAAGGCGGCACACCTCTTTTGCTTCGGTCTTTGTCTACCCTGAAGTTGAGGATGACATGGAAGTGGAGATTGAAGAAAAAGACCTTCGGATCGACACCTACAGATCAAGTGGAGCCGGGGGGCAGCATGTCAACGTAACAGACTCGGCCGTCAGGATCACCCATCTTCCGACCGGTATTGTCGTTACCTGCCAGAACGAGAGGTCCCAACACAAGAACAAGGCCACCGCCATGCGAATCCTTCGTGCAAGACTCTTTGAGCTGGCCAAGCGTGAAAGGGATGAGAAGTTTGCCAAGCTCCAGGAAGGGAAGAAAGAGATCGCCTGGGGCAGCCAGATACGCAGCTATGTTCTTCACCCCTACAGGATGGTCAAGGATCACAGGACCGGTTATGAGTCCGGGAACGCTGATGCGGTTCTGGATGGGGACCTGGACGGATTTATCCAGTCCTACCTGATAGAGAGTCTGGGGTGA
- the ybeY gene encoding rRNA maturation RNase YbeY yields the protein MIKREERPLVLIESRTTESKPYMRMLKILASRILKDLGRVDGELSLYLTDDREIRDLNRQYRGVDSATDVLSFSQQEGEVLSSAGGPCLLGDVVISMDRAKEQARELGTDLEVELRRLLAHGVLHLLGYDHEGSEEEVNTMRNLEDRYVI from the coding sequence ATGATAAAAAGGGAAGAAAGACCATTGGTTCTGATAGAGAGCAGAACCACCGAGTCGAAACCGTACATGAGGATGTTGAAGATCCTGGCCTCCAGAATATTAAAAGACTTGGGCAGAGTTGATGGAGAATTGAGCCTATATCTAACCGATGACCGGGAGATCAGGGATCTCAACAGGCAGTACCGTGGAGTAGACAGTGCGACTGACGTTCTCTCTTTTTCCCAGCAGGAGGGTGAGGTCCTGTCTTCCGCCGGAGGGCCTTGCCTTCTCGGGGACGTGGTGATCTCAATGGATCGTGCCAAAGAGCAGGCGCGGGAGCTTGGAACGGACCTGGAGGTAGAGCTTCGAAGGCTGCTGGCCCATGGCGTTCTGCACCTTCTCGGATATGATCATGAGGGAAGTGAGGAAGAGGTGAATACCATGAGAAACCTGGAAGACCGATATGTCATCTGA
- a CDS encoding HlyC/CorC family transporter encodes MRMKTFVRRLFGLHVTEEEIQSLIEEGEQEGVINRDEHAMIDAVLDLDETRVREVLVPRTDIVAIEKDMPLEQVLETIIAAGHSRIPVYDGDIDHILGILYAKDLLKYWGKTPDEINLGSLFHKAYFIPEGKTIGDLLKEFKARRVHMAVAVDEYGGTAGLITIEDILEEIVGDIQDEYDAEEQIPFTKLDDGKYIFDARFHIEDFEDKLGVSLARGDYDTLGGFISHTLGHVPARGEQCEVGSLHFTIEEADARKVTRILVTKSENGDFKT; translated from the coding sequence ATGCGGATGAAAACATTTGTGCGAAGACTTTTCGGTCTGCACGTCACGGAAGAGGAGATCCAGAGCCTCATTGAGGAAGGGGAGCAGGAAGGGGTTATCAACCGCGACGAACACGCTATGATCGATGCCGTCCTGGATCTCGATGAGACGCGCGTGCGGGAGGTCCTGGTCCCCAGGACCGATATCGTAGCCATTGAAAAGGATATGCCCCTCGAACAGGTTCTCGAGACGATTATCGCCGCCGGCCACAGCCGAATCCCGGTTTATGACGGGGATATCGACCATATCCTTGGAATCCTCTACGCGAAGGACCTGCTCAAGTACTGGGGCAAGACTCCGGATGAAATCAACCTGGGGAGTCTTTTCCACAAGGCCTACTTCATCCCGGAAGGAAAGACGATCGGGGATCTTCTGAAGGAGTTCAAGGCCAGGAGGGTTCACATGGCCGTCGCGGTTGACGAATACGGCGGGACAGCCGGCCTTATTACCATTGAAGATATTCTTGAGGAGATTGTCGGGGATATCCAGGATGAGTACGACGCAGAGGAGCAGATCCCGTTTACCAAATTGGATGATGGAAAATACATTTTTGACGCGCGGTTTCATATCGAGGATTTCGAGGACAAACTGGGTGTATCCCTTGCAAGGGGTGATTACGATACCTTGGGCGGTTTTATCAGCCACACTCTGGGACATGTGCCCGCGCGTGGAGAACAGTGTGAGGTGGGTTCTCTCCATTTTACAATTGAGGAGGCCGATGCCAGAAAGGTCACCAGGATACTGGTGACCAAGTCGGAAAACGGGGACTTTAAAACATAA
- a CDS encoding DUF4388 domain-containing protein translates to MALKGTLKDFGLSDIFQLISHQRKTGILQLEDKGKSVAVTFDSGKVVNAESGTAKTIAKERLGDILLKSGLIDRTQLDDVLEEQGRTMKKLGYILQEKGYITSEQFKAVLTFQIRETLFKIFQWTSGNYRFEGGKVSYDTQLLTPLAAEYVLMEAARMVDEWPGIMGKIPSLDIVFTRLASAEDKILRRSRMSDHVEKDIPDIDVFGGEKPKPNDGDKILLTAEQEMVFDLLDGRWTVSDIAYRSLLGEFEAARILVDLLGFGLIKPVKVPASTPRTTEKEGKTGTGKRIFSMVVTFAVFAVVLFIAFSVLSISGYRLLLFSRLTSEKAVIIKRSIAEAQTSRLDLAMNVYRLEKGIYPVTADDLVQSEFILPSDLTYPFAQPYTVRATDNGLVFGIPED, encoded by the coding sequence ATGGCGCTTAAAGGCACTCTCAAGGATTTCGGCCTCTCAGATATCTTCCAGCTTATCTCACATCAGAGAAAGACGGGGATTCTCCAACTGGAGGACAAGGGGAAGAGCGTTGCCGTAACCTTCGACTCGGGAAAGGTCGTGAATGCCGAATCCGGCACCGCAAAGACCATCGCCAAGGAGAGGCTTGGCGATATTCTTCTCAAGTCCGGCCTGATCGATCGAACGCAGCTCGATGATGTCCTTGAGGAACAGGGAAGGACCATGAAGAAACTCGGCTATATCCTCCAGGAAAAGGGGTACATTACTTCCGAACAGTTTAAAGCGGTCCTGACTTTTCAGATCAGGGAAACTCTCTTCAAGATATTCCAGTGGACCAGCGGCAACTACCGTTTTGAGGGAGGGAAGGTCAGCTACGATACCCAACTGTTGACCCCGCTGGCGGCGGAATATGTACTCATGGAGGCCGCCCGAATGGTCGATGAATGGCCGGGTATCATGGGAAAGATTCCCTCATTGGATATAGTGTTCACCAGGCTTGCCAGTGCGGAGGATAAGATTCTTAGAAGGTCTCGGATGAGTGACCATGTGGAAAAGGATATTCCCGATATCGATGTTTTCGGTGGTGAAAAACCTAAGCCGAATGATGGGGATAAAATCCTGCTTACCGCCGAGCAGGAGATGGTTTTTGACCTCCTTGATGGCCGATGGACGGTTAGCGATATTGCATACCGATCGCTTCTCGGTGAGTTCGAGGCCGCCAGAATCCTCGTTGACCTTCTGGGATTCGGCCTTATCAAACCCGTCAAGGTACCGGCGTCAACGCCCAGAACCACCGAAAAAGAGGGAAAGACCGGAACGGGGAAAAGGATTTTTTCCATGGTCGTGACATTTGCGGTGTTTGCCGTTGTACTCTTTATCGCCTTTTCGGTCTTGAGCATTTCCGGCTACCGCCTTCTTCTTTTCTCAAGGCTGACATCCGAAAAAGCCGTCATTATAAAAAGATCCATCGCGGAAGCCCAGACATCGCGTCTGGATCTCGCCATGAATGTCTACCGTCTTGAGAAGGGAATCTACCCTGTGACTGCGGATGACCTTGTCCAAAGTGAATTTATTTTGCCATCGGACCTCACCTATCCCTTTGCTCAACCCTACACCGTCAGGGCGACTGACAATGGCCTGGTCTTCGGGATACCGGAAGATTGA
- a CDS encoding HDIG domain-containing protein, producing MPKPQAPVKEEKTSGSGSFRIKQLFKWDREVQWSVLFWVTVVLITYLLIPFRQSSNADYQPGDIAKSDIKASKSILVEDEASTQARRLEAKASVLAVYDFDRKQDLETISKIKLFFQKMRNLLMDQQSDEKELISRYRNAPKESRPQIQEELDLFRKQAEKARAEPVREFIESMSIGVSLEQMAPLLNDGFSEKSQMILVESFQPILGMGIVSNRELLLKERGRGVAVRTLDAVTQEMVLDDFSGILSQKAARARVKKVFSSVKWSRHELRLKQLLEVLAQDLVRPNFTFNRSETEARRIKAVTETKPVYLQVKRGEVIVRAGDPLTDEKIVKIRALSHSGPSDGRVTLILGLFILVAIVLFTFFRVLFRVDRKVATDTQSLVILVVIIAFQVVLTKGSLAFVQTLAATYTGLTLATLTLVVPFSAGAMIAATLFPVRVGFIVAGLTSIFSALLTEWSLMTFLYSFIGGVVASFSVIHCRQRSSLVKAGLAVGGVSALLALVNVLKSSELFTIGTLWQLPFAVGGGIVASLIVSLALPIMESGFRVGTDMKLMELANLNQPILKKMILRAPGSYHHSVLVGSLAEAAAEEIGANPLLTKVAALYHDVGKINKPEYFVENQEGRGNRHEKLSPNMSALILTAHVKDGVEVAREQHLPRRMVDIIKQHHGTRLITFFFNKAKDMEDPSVQTVDERDFRYFGPKPQSREAALIMLADAVEAASKVLTDPTPARIRGLVQKIINDIFIDGQLDESDLTLKDLHQIAKSFTRTITGIFHHRIDYPDLRATAEERDDKKGRKTIGSDREQNHRVETVHEDVEDPGLQNIKRLGQS from the coding sequence ATGCCTAAACCGCAGGCGCCTGTAAAAGAGGAAAAAACGTCGGGTTCCGGATCTTTCAGGATAAAGCAGCTGTTTAAGTGGGACCGGGAAGTCCAATGGTCCGTCCTGTTCTGGGTAACCGTTGTACTTATCACCTACCTTCTCATTCCTTTCCGTCAATCGTCAAACGCGGACTACCAGCCAGGTGATATAGCGAAGAGCGACATCAAGGCGTCCAAGTCGATTCTCGTGGAGGATGAGGCTTCCACCCAGGCAAGGAGACTGGAGGCCAAGGCATCGGTTCTTGCTGTCTACGATTTCGACCGCAAGCAGGATCTCGAAACAATCAGTAAAATAAAGCTCTTTTTCCAGAAGATGCGGAACCTGCTCATGGATCAGCAGAGCGATGAAAAGGAACTGATCAGCAGGTACCGGAACGCCCCCAAGGAATCGAGGCCGCAGATTCAAGAGGAGCTCGACCTGTTCAGGAAACAGGCTGAGAAGGCGAGGGCGGAACCTGTTCGGGAGTTCATTGAATCCATGTCCATCGGGGTCTCTTTGGAACAGATGGCCCCCCTTCTCAACGATGGGTTCAGCGAGAAGAGCCAAATGATCCTCGTGGAATCCTTTCAGCCTATCCTCGGGATGGGCATCGTTTCAAACAGGGAACTTCTTCTCAAGGAGCGGGGAAGAGGTGTAGCAGTGAGGACGCTGGACGCTGTTACACAGGAGATGGTTCTGGACGATTTTTCCGGCATCCTCTCTCAAAAGGCCGCGAGGGCGCGGGTAAAAAAAGTGTTCTCCTCTGTTAAGTGGTCCAGACACGAACTCCGCCTCAAACAACTGCTTGAGGTTCTGGCACAGGACCTGGTACGCCCAAATTTTACCTTCAACCGCTCCGAAACCGAAGCGCGTCGGATCAAAGCGGTCACGGAGACGAAACCTGTCTATCTTCAGGTAAAAAGGGGAGAGGTCATAGTCAGGGCCGGTGATCCACTGACCGACGAAAAAATTGTCAAAATCCGGGCCTTGAGCCATTCCGGTCCCAGCGATGGGAGGGTCACCCTTATTCTGGGGCTTTTTATCCTTGTAGCCATTGTCCTTTTTACCTTCTTCCGGGTCCTTTTCCGGGTCGATCGGAAGGTAGCAACGGATACGCAAAGTCTCGTTATTCTTGTGGTGATTATTGCCTTCCAGGTGGTTTTGACGAAGGGTTCCCTGGCCTTCGTCCAGACGCTCGCCGCTACCTACACCGGTCTGACCCTGGCGACGTTAACGCTCGTGGTGCCGTTTTCCGCTGGAGCGATGATTGCCGCAACCCTTTTTCCCGTCAGAGTGGGCTTCATAGTCGCCGGCCTGACATCCATTTTTTCCGCCCTGCTGACTGAATGGAGCCTGATGACCTTCCTCTACTCATTCATCGGCGGGGTAGTCGCATCCTTCAGCGTAATTCACTGCCGCCAGAGGTCCTCCCTTGTCAAGGCGGGCCTGGCGGTGGGAGGGGTAAGCGCTCTTCTCGCTCTCGTCAACGTGCTCAAAAGCAGTGAGCTGTTTACCATCGGAACCCTATGGCAGCTGCCTTTTGCTGTTGGCGGCGGAATCGTTGCCTCTCTCATTGTTTCCCTCGCCCTTCCCATCATGGAATCCGGTTTTCGCGTGGGTACCGACATGAAACTCATGGAACTCGCCAACCTTAATCAGCCTATCCTCAAGAAGATGATCCTGAGGGCACCGGGAAGCTATCATCATAGCGTGCTTGTCGGGTCGCTTGCGGAAGCTGCCGCCGAGGAGATCGGGGCCAACCCGCTCCTGACCAAAGTTGCCGCCCTGTACCATGATGTGGGCAAGATCAACAAGCCCGAGTATTTTGTGGAAAACCAGGAAGGCCGGGGCAACCGTCATGAAAAACTTTCACCCAACATGAGCGCTCTGATTCTCACCGCCCATGTTAAGGACGGTGTGGAAGTGGCGCGGGAACAACACCTCCCCAGGAGGATGGTGGATATCATCAAACAGCATCACGGAACCCGCCTGATAACCTTCTTTTTCAATAAGGCCAAGGATATGGAAGACCCTTCCGTTCAGACTGTGGATGAAAGGGATTTTCGCTACTTCGGGCCCAAGCCCCAGAGCCGCGAGGCAGCCCTTATAATGCTGGCCGATGCAGTGGAGGCAGCCTCCAAGGTTCTGACGGATCCCACTCCTGCCAGGATTCGTGGACTGGTTCAGAAAATTATTAATGATATCTTCATCGACGGGCAACTGGATGAATCGGACCTGACCCTTAAGGACCTTCACCAGATCGCCAAAAGCTTCACCAGGACCATTACCGGTATTTTTCATCACAGGATTGACTATCCGGACCTTCGGGCCACTGCTGAGGAAAGGGATGATAAAAAGGGAAGAAAGACCATTGGTTCTGATAGAGAGCAGAACCACCGAGTCGAAACCGTACATGAGGATGTTGAAGATCCTGGCCTCCAGAATATTAAAAGACTTGGGCAGAGTTGA
- a CDS encoding PhoH family protein produces the protein MKRALKLNNERQARVLTGDLDSNLKTIERLTGVRVGIRGEKVFLEGPEEKVDEVGRVISDILDTVDRGTRITHEELEGLFGQIAGGGKPELSDLMSQTIVISPRKSIVPRSVNQRLYLKKIREDDIVFGVGPAGTGKTYLAMAAAVLSLVRKEVSRIILARPAVEAGEKLGFLPGDIYEKVNPYLRPLYDALFEMLSSEKALKLIDRGVIEIAPLAFMRGRTLNDSFVILDEAQNTTTEQMKMFLTRLGFDSKAVITGDITQIDLPVRTSSGLVEVLDILHGIEGISFVNFDEGDVVRHPLVQQVIRAYEKRGL, from the coding sequence GTGAAAAGGGCTCTTAAACTGAATAATGAACGCCAGGCCCGTGTCCTGACCGGGGATCTGGACAGCAACCTGAAGACTATCGAAAGGCTCACCGGGGTTCGCGTCGGCATCCGCGGGGAGAAGGTCTTCCTGGAAGGTCCGGAGGAAAAAGTTGACGAGGTAGGAAGGGTCATCAGCGACATTCTGGATACTGTTGACCGGGGGACCAGGATCACGCACGAAGAATTGGAGGGGTTGTTCGGGCAGATTGCGGGTGGAGGAAAACCTGAACTATCGGATCTCATGTCCCAGACGATCGTCATTTCTCCCCGGAAATCCATCGTGCCGAGGAGTGTCAACCAGAGGCTTTACCTCAAAAAAATACGGGAAGATGATATCGTGTTCGGGGTTGGGCCTGCAGGGACCGGTAAAACATATCTGGCCATGGCCGCCGCGGTGCTCTCCCTGGTGAGAAAGGAAGTGAGCAGGATCATTCTCGCGAGACCTGCGGTAGAGGCGGGTGAAAAACTGGGATTTCTCCCCGGAGATATATACGAGAAGGTCAATCCCTACCTTAGGCCGTTGTACGATGCCCTGTTTGAGATGCTCAGCTCCGAGAAAGCGCTGAAGCTCATCGACCGAGGTGTTATCGAAATAGCCCCCCTGGCCTTCATGCGGGGTCGAACCCTGAACGACTCGTTCGTAATTCTGGATGAGGCTCAGAATACAACCACCGAACAGATGAAGATGTTTCTGACGCGTCTGGGGTTTGATTCCAAGGCTGTCATCACGGGGGATATCACACAGATCGATCTTCCCGTGAGAACCTCGTCGGGTCTGGTCGAGGTTCTGGATATTCTCCATGGTATCGAAGGGATCAGCTTCGTGAACTTCGATGAAGGTGATGTGGTCCGGCATCCGCTTGTTCAGCAGGTCATAAGGGCCTACGAGAAAAGAGGGCTTTGA
- the lnt gene encoding apolipoprotein N-acyltransferase: protein MRAGPLAGILASSALLILTFPGPDMGWLAPVALVPLLFSVRRLTAGAAFFYGWLAGFIWFFVSLNWISQTLSRYGGIPFPFNQLAIVILGAILAVYPGVFTAVVPLVKKAGGPWPAIILPSVWVLTEAARSRFPAPFPWLILGSGFWKTSPVLPLYGLVGVFGVSFLCILVSVLLLEIVESVVEGNRRGFLTRVGVLLVLATSVFSLGHFSGDEGAQREITVSVVQGDFPQEIKWEKSMREETLNTYIGLSRGADLKGSDLIVWPEAAVPFYYQTEQEFADRIRDFTRKEKVHLVFGSPAFGVRGGELVYFNRAYHIGPDGDEEWYDKVRLVPFGEYIPFHRVLGFLEKMVPGSGEFMPGRMKGPFSTPVPAGTLICFESTFPDLAREQVRRGAEILLNLTNDAWFGKSWGPHQHLAASAVRAAENGVPLIRAANTGISAIFDRRGHMVKSLGLFRRGTITATLETGGKRTFYCRVGDLIVYISAFVIILAISRKLFGTRRKPWKIWKDSNSP, encoded by the coding sequence ATGAGGGCCGGGCCTCTCGCCGGAATTCTTGCATCATCAGCGCTGTTGATCCTGACTTTCCCCGGACCTGACATGGGATGGTTGGCTCCGGTTGCCCTGGTTCCGCTTCTTTTCTCCGTCCGACGTTTGACTGCCGGAGCCGCCTTTTTTTACGGGTGGCTTGCCGGGTTCATCTGGTTTTTCGTTTCTCTGAACTGGATATCCCAGACTCTTTCCCGTTATGGTGGAATCCCCTTTCCATTCAATCAATTGGCCATTGTTATCCTGGGCGCCATCCTTGCCGTTTACCCGGGAGTGTTTACAGCGGTTGTTCCCCTTGTCAAAAAGGCAGGAGGTCCATGGCCGGCGATTATCCTTCCCTCGGTGTGGGTACTTACGGAAGCCGCCCGCTCCCGGTTTCCGGCCCCTTTCCCATGGCTTATTCTCGGATCCGGGTTCTGGAAAACATCCCCTGTCCTTCCCCTTTACGGGTTGGTGGGCGTCTTTGGGGTATCCTTCCTGTGCATCCTGGTGAGCGTTCTCCTGCTGGAAATTGTTGAATCGGTGGTGGAAGGAAACCGGCGCGGGTTTCTGACGAGAGTCGGTGTTTTACTTGTGTTGGCGACGTCCGTGTTTTCCCTGGGGCATTTTTCGGGGGACGAAGGGGCCCAACGCGAGATTACCGTAAGTGTTGTCCAGGGAGACTTCCCTCAGGAGATAAAGTGGGAGAAGTCCATGCGGGAGGAGACCCTTAACACCTATATCGGCCTTTCCCGTGGGGCTGACCTCAAGGGATCCGACCTCATTGTCTGGCCCGAGGCCGCTGTTCCATTTTATTATCAGACCGAGCAGGAGTTCGCCGACAGGATCCGCGATTTTACCCGGAAGGAGAAGGTTCATCTCGTCTTCGGCAGCCCCGCCTTTGGTGTCAGGGGCGGTGAACTGGTCTATTTCAACCGCGCATATCACATCGGCCCTGACGGCGATGAGGAATGGTACGACAAGGTCAGGCTTGTGCCGTTCGGGGAATACATTCCATTCCATCGTGTCCTGGGTTTTTTGGAGAAAATGGTTCCCGGTTCAGGGGAATTCATGCCGGGCCGCATGAAGGGGCCTTTCAGTACACCTGTTCCGGCTGGAACCCTCATCTGCTTCGAATCCACATTTCCTGACCTGGCCCGTGAGCAGGTCCGCCGTGGAGCGGAAATCCTTCTGAATTTAACCAACGATGCCTGGTTCGGAAAATCGTGGGGTCCGCACCAGCATCTTGCGGCCTCCGCCGTCAGGGCGGCCGAAAACGGCGTCCCGCTGATTCGGGCCGCTAATACGGGAATTTCGGCGATCTTCGACAGGAGAGGGCACATGGTTAAGTCCCTCGGCCTGTTCCGCAGGGGAACCATTACCGCCACGCTGGAAACGGGCGGGAAGAGGACCTTCTATTGCCGGGTGGGCGACCTGATTGTCTATATATCTGCCTTTGTGATAATATTAGCTATTTCAAGAAAACTTTTCGGGACAAGGAGAAAACCATGGAAAATCTGGAAGGATTCAAACTCGCCATAG